From Candidatus Doudnabacteria bacterium, a single genomic window includes:
- a CDS encoding DUF1294 domain-containing protein, producing the protein MTNGLLIFYGGLAAVNLLAFILVGIDKKSSVDNTERIPEVYYFFIAIFFASLGVLLGMIFFHHKTRKFYFPLGISLLILEQAALLIFLSKIVSFNPWRILV; encoded by the coding sequence ATGACCAACGGGCTATTAATTTTTTACGGAGGATTAGCTGCGGTAAACCTGCTCGCGTTTATTTTGGTCGGGATAGACAAAAAAAGCAGCGTAGACAATACGGAACGCATACCGGAAGTTTATTATTTTTTTATCGCCATATTCTTCGCTTCGTTGGGCGTACTTTTGGGCATGATATTTTTTCATCACAAGACCAGGAAATTCTATTTTCCGCTCGGCATAAGTTTGCTGATCCTGGAGCAGGCAGCGCTTCTGATATTTTTGTCAAAAATTGTAAGTTTTAATCCTTGGCGTATTTTGGTATAA
- a CDS encoding PD-(D/E)XK nuclease family protein has translation MENKKYKLSPSDFAYLYEECKCCYYLKIKHGMQRPSMPFPGVFSTLNALLQGKLVGNNLRELSPLLPEGIVESQEGYVESKLIPKTNAYIKGKYDLLVRQKDGTYLVIDFKITTPDEEKGAKYQKQLQAYHYAFEFPEKGKSKQITKLGLVIMYPDQVRFEKNQAIITFPPKWVEVDLERENFLKFMKDVNKLLEGPVPPENPDCKWCAYRHFGEKYAHLFINK, from the coding sequence ATGGAAAATAAGAAGTACAAACTAAGCCCTTCAGATTTTGCATACTTATACGAAGAATGTAAGTGTTGTTATTATCTTAAAATAAAACACGGGATGCAGCGACCCTCGATGCCATTTCCCGGTGTTTTTTCAACTTTGAACGCACTTCTTCAGGGAAAGTTGGTCGGAAATAACCTTCGGGAACTCTCACCGCTTTTGCCTGAAGGTATAGTGGAAAGTCAGGAAGGATATGTAGAATCAAAATTGATCCCGAAAACCAACGCGTATATTAAAGGGAAATATGATCTTCTTGTAAGGCAGAAGGATGGAACTTACCTAGTTATCGATTTTAAAATTACGACTCCTGATGAAGAAAAGGGCGCTAAATACCAGAAGCAACTTCAGGCTTATCATTACGCATTTGAATTTCCAGAAAAAGGAAAATCTAAACAAATAACTAAATTAGGGTTAGTTATCATGTATCCAGATCAGGTTAGATTTGAAAAAAATCAGGCAATAATAACCTTTCCACCCAAATGGGTTGAAGTAGATTTGGAAAGAGAAAACTTTCTGAAATTCATGAAAGATGTAAATAAATTGCTGGAAGGTCCGGTTCCTCCAGAAAACCCAGACTGTAAATGGTGTGCGTATCGACACTTTGGAGAGAAATATGCACATTTATTTATTAATAAATGA
- a CDS encoding ATP-binding protein, translating into MGRKGVGKLAALSVSEKVSVMTVKDNEKSGFILSRNVGEDHRLEAIANKDIKFKYIRKNGTSIVMTNPQYGLNATVTAIRNNLLKIFPLVSKDFRIHIITDKDTIIIDNFDKEIIRGLGALITFGKEYQGLAKYFDSGFSKNNEIEGGLLKKDSAVAIPLNLVNRKGEDKKYEVIIKGWVGAYRTTKDRKKDSNDFPDNFISILSNGKLGEYNILPVVGANKLQEVFIVGQLHIDLFEATELPDMSLSNRQGYKTDDLRYIEVIKYVRDELLPRIINMRNVWVQFNKKKKEQQKQEREKKDEEELRKKVDEYKTAASGGATSKIASRFGGSIPAIQRIIRDEMNKFLPIVGIKRRVDSQKKRILISQTLEDKPLSDVIYKMLSFNGLPDEDIIYSNSDNADSRIPNRIGIFEYLRSFFVDSYSDKKMFVIYVTSDHMARSWGAVSEVGAGWITQKDHDIFNIQGHRPQAPLNVSAEWQTSNLVGNNITMSKKEFDKFIVKIIDICNFVGYKPKDKKNNKKELLKYVSIA; encoded by the coding sequence ATGGGTCGCAAAGGTGTTGGCAAGTTAGCTGCTCTTTCAGTTTCAGAAAAAGTTTCAGTGATGACTGTAAAAGATAATGAAAAATCTGGTTTTATTCTTTCTCGAAACGTAGGCGAAGATCATAGATTGGAAGCAATCGCTAATAAAGATATTAAATTTAAATATATTCGGAAAAATGGCACGTCAATAGTTATGACAAATCCGCAATATGGACTAAATGCCACCGTAACCGCAATACGCAACAATTTACTTAAAATTTTTCCATTAGTTAGTAAAGATTTTAGAATTCATATTATCACTGATAAAGATACAATTATTATTGATAATTTTGATAAAGAGATAATTAGAGGCCTTGGTGCTTTGATTACTTTTGGCAAAGAGTATCAGGGACTTGCTAAGTACTTTGATTCCGGATTTAGCAAAAATAATGAGATAGAAGGTGGTCTTCTTAAAAAAGACAGTGCCGTGGCTATCCCGTTGAACTTAGTCAACAGAAAAGGCGAAGATAAAAAATATGAAGTAATTATAAAAGGTTGGGTAGGGGCTTACAGAACTACAAAAGACAGAAAGAAAGACTCGAACGATTTTCCTGATAATTTTATTTCAATACTCTCCAATGGTAAACTAGGTGAATATAATATTCTACCTGTTGTTGGTGCTAATAAACTTCAAGAAGTGTTTATAGTTGGACAATTACATATTGACCTTTTCGAAGCCACGGAGCTACCAGACATGTCATTAAGTAACCGGCAAGGATATAAGACAGATGATCTTCGATATATAGAAGTAATAAAATATGTGAGAGATGAATTACTGCCTCGTATAATTAACATGCGTAATGTTTGGGTACAATTTAATAAAAAGAAGAAAGAACAGCAAAAGCAAGAAAGAGAGAAGAAAGACGAAGAAGAATTAAGAAAAAAAGTAGATGAGTACAAAACGGCAGCGTCAGGTGGGGCAACCAGCAAGATCGCTAGCAGATTTGGTGGCAGTATTCCAGCCATACAGAGAATAATCCGGGATGAGATGAATAAATTTCTTCCAATTGTTGGTATCAAGAGAAGAGTTGATTCGCAGAAAAAAAGAATTTTGATTAGTCAGACTCTAGAAGACAAACCCTTGTCTGATGTTATATATAAGATGTTATCTTTTAATGGACTTCCGGATGAGGATATTATTTATTCAAATTCGGACAATGCGGACTCCCGTATCCCTAACCGTATAGGTATTTTTGAATATCTTCGTAGTTTTTTTGTCGATAGTTATTCTGATAAAAAAATGTTTGTTATTTATGTTACTAGTGATCATATGGCTAGATCTTGGGGCGCTGTATCAGAAGTTGGTGCTGGCTGGATAACACAAAAAGATCACGATATTTTTAATATTCAAGGTCATAGACCCCAAGCCCCACTTAACGTGTCTGCTGAATGGCAGACTAGCAATCTGGTTGGCAATAATATAACAATGAGTAAAAAAGAATTTGATAAATTTATCGTAAAGATTATTGATATTTGTAATTTTGTAGGATACAAACCAAAAGATAAAAAAAATAATAAAAAAGAATTATTAAAATATGTTTCTATTGCGTAA
- a CDS encoding ATP-binding protein yields MNNNNREYKLNISPRVLELLGPSLYTNIYYVLAELIANAYDAMASNVYIIKKEDRIIVEDDGIGMSYEDGDIKKIP; encoded by the coding sequence ATGAATAATAATAACCGTGAATATAAACTCAATATAAGTCCTAGAGTTTTGGAATTGTTGGGACCGAGTCTTTATACTAATATTTATTATGTCTTAGCTGAATTAATTGCAAACGCATATGATGCGATGGCTTCAAATGTATACATTATAAAAAAAGAGGATCGTATAATTGTTGAAGATGATGGTATTGGGATGTCTTATGAAGATGGTGATATAAAAAAAATACCTTGA
- a CDS encoding DNA cytosine methyltransferase, whose translation MKRNKRKRIKVIDLFCGIGGLTHGLIKEGIDVVAGIDNDSSCKFGYEYNNKTKFIDQDIINVTPQQIDKLFGPKNQTIRVLAGCAPCQPFSKLNLNKITKKQLEPLDKFARLIAETQPDIVSMENVSSLANMKKYPVFAKFVKTLKQNNYNYKYEVVDVSEFGVPQRRKRLVLLASKFGNISLIKRTHINNRVTVRDVIADLEPLKDGDISNKDPLHRARKLNDINLRRIKATPVNGGNSKSWSEDLQLKCHKSESGKTYRSTVYGRMKWDQPAPTMTTQCIGLGNGRFGHPDQDRAISLREAALFQTFPMDYMFVDKKTSIVSKNIAKFIGNAVPVRLGSVIGKSIKEHIRMLV comes from the coding sequence ATGAAAAGAAATAAAAGAAAAAGAATAAAAGTTATTGATTTATTCTGTGGTATTGGTGGTTTAACGCACGGACTAATTAAAGAAGGCATTGATGTTGTTGCAGGCATAGACAATGATAGTAGCTGTAAGTTCGGCTATGAATACAACAATAAAACAAAGTTTATTGATCAAGACATTATTAATGTAACTCCTCAGCAGATTGATAAATTGTTCGGGCCAAAAAATCAAACCATACGAGTACTTGCAGGATGCGCTCCATGTCAGCCATTCTCAAAATTAAACTTGAACAAAATAACTAAAAAACAGCTTGAGCCTTTAGATAAATTTGCTAGGCTTATTGCTGAAACTCAGCCTGATATAGTCTCAATGGAAAATGTTAGCAGCCTTGCTAACATGAAAAAGTATCCAGTTTTTGCTAAGTTTGTAAAAACACTTAAGCAAAATAATTATAATTACAAGTACGAGGTTGTGGATGTTTCTGAATTTGGAGTCCCGCAGAGGAGAAAAAGACTTGTGCTTTTAGCTTCTAAATTTGGGAATATTTCTTTAATAAAAAGAACCCATATAAATAACCGTGTCACTGTCCGTGATGTGATTGCGGACCTGGAGCCTTTAAAAGATGGGGATATTAGCAATAAAGATCCATTGCATAGAGCAAGGAAATTAAATGATATTAATTTACGAAGAATTAAAGCAACCCCTGTCAACGGAGGTAATTCAAAAAGTTGGAGTGAGGATTTGCAACTTAAGTGTCATAAGAGTGAATCTGGAAAAACTTATCGTAGTACCGTATATGGTAGGATGAAATGGGACCAACCTGCTCCCACAATGACAACGCAATGTATTGGTCTTGGAAATGGCCGGTTTGGCCATCCGGACCAAGATAGAGCAATAAGTCTGCGAGAGGCCGCCCTCTTTCAAACTTTTCCTATGGATTATATGTTTGTGGATAAGAAAACATCCATCGTAAGTAAGAATATTGCTAAGTTTATAGGAAATGCTGTGCCAGTTAGACTTGGATCGGTTATCGGAAAGAGTATTAAAGAGCATATTAGAATGCTTGTATGA
- a CDS encoding DUF262 domain-containing protein: MKIELHQIPIHKIVDGYKNIEEEGVVGYGGSLNIRPKYQREFIYRPEQQIAVINSVMGGFPLNAMYWVKNSGGSFEILDGQQRTVSICNFLAGDFNVMNRGYQMYFDNLTEEEKKNIRDYPLMVYFCEGTDDEKLAWFKVINTAGEKLTPQELLNAIYSGPWVTDAKRYFSKSNAPAYLLAHDYVSGALNRQEYLETALRWISDDKIEDYMGKHQKDKSADKLWEYFQDVISWAQKTFPNYRREMAHVEWGELHNEFKDKKLSSVKLETEIKELMQDEDVTKKSGIYPYVLTRQEKYLSIRAFTEKMKREAYEKQKGICPVCKKHFDISEMEADHIKPWHEGGRTISENCRMLCKDDNRTKSGK; this comes from the coding sequence ATGAAAATTGAACTACATCAAATTCCGATACATAAAATAGTTGACGGGTATAAAAACATTGAAGAGGAGGGTGTCGTTGGGTATGGCGGCAGTCTGAATATCCGCCCGAAATACCAGCGCGAGTTTATTTATAGACCCGAACAGCAGATCGCGGTTATTAATTCGGTGATGGGCGGGTTTCCTCTAAACGCGATGTACTGGGTGAAAAACAGTGGTGGTAGTTTCGAAATCCTTGATGGCCAGCAGCGCACTGTAAGCATCTGTAACTTTTTGGCCGGGGATTTTAACGTTATGAACCGCGGGTACCAGATGTATTTCGATAACTTGACGGAAGAAGAGAAAAAGAATATCCGCGACTATCCGCTCATGGTATATTTTTGCGAAGGTACGGATGATGAAAAGCTGGCGTGGTTTAAGGTCATCAATACCGCTGGCGAGAAACTTACACCTCAAGAATTGTTGAACGCTATTTATTCAGGGCCTTGGGTAACCGATGCCAAGCGTTATTTCAGTAAGAGCAACGCGCCGGCGTATTTACTGGCTCATGACTATGTGAGTGGAGCATTGAACCGCCAAGAGTATCTGGAAACGGCACTCCGCTGGATCAGTGATGATAAAATTGAAGATTACATGGGCAAACATCAGAAAGACAAAAGCGCTGACAAGTTGTGGGAATATTTTCAGGACGTAATTTCCTGGGCGCAAAAGACATTTCCAAATTATCGGCGCGAAATGGCTCATGTGGAATGGGGCGAGCTGCATAATGAATTCAAAGATAAAAAACTAAGTTCTGTTAAATTGGAAACGGAAATTAAAGAGTTAATGCAAGACGAAGATGTTACCAAGAAGTCTGGTATTTATCCGTATGTTTTGACGAGGCAAGAAAAATACCTTTCAATTCGGGCGTTTACAGAAAAGATGAAGCGCGAAGCTTATGAGAAACAAAAAGGTATTTGCCCTGTTTGCAAAAAACATTTCGATATTTCCGAGATGGAAGCTGATCATATAAAACCTTGGCACGAAGGAGGAAGAACAATTTCAGAAAATTGTCGGATGTTGTGCAAAGATGACAATAGAACTAAATCTGGGAAATAA
- a CDS encoding adenine-specific methyltransferase EcoRI family protein: MSNKSLNSNLHKASAAKKDEFYTQLVDIEKELKHYKEQFRDKIIYCNCDDPFESNFFKYFAANFNALGLKKLITTSYTKSPIAGGQLPLLEVKGLKPKGKEPFKIEINEVPDSNSDGAIGLSDVEWLLRHDANVSTSLKDGGDFRSEECIELLNQADIVVTNPPFSLFRDYVAQLVEHKKKFLILGDQNAITYKEIFKLIKENKLWLGYDNGGTKWFQVPKEYDIDTESRKKVVNGIKYFSFGRILWFTNLDTTKRHEKMTFYKTYNPEEYPKYENYDAIEVSKKLDIPQDYNSVMGVPITFLDKYNPEQFEIIGMAKRGAGDPALKSKVYTIIDAKNYSDLNAGPVLKTSAGLKNTFPRILIRLKK, translated from the coding sequence ATGTCAAATAAATCATTAAATAGCAACTTACACAAAGCAAGCGCAGCTAAGAAAGACGAGTTTTATACTCAGCTTGTTGATATTGAAAAAGAACTAAAACATTACAAAGAACAGTTTCGGGATAAGATTATTTATTGCAATTGCGATGATCCGTTCGAGAGTAATTTTTTTAAATATTTCGCTGCTAATTTTAATGCTCTCGGTCTCAAAAAGTTAATCACCACCAGTTATACAAAGTCGCCAATTGCGGGAGGACAGTTACCACTCCTTGAAGTCAAAGGCCTAAAACCGAAAGGCAAAGAGCCGTTTAAAATTGAAATTAATGAAGTTCCAGATTCCAATTCTGATGGCGCTATTGGCCTCTCTGATGTCGAATGGTTGCTCCGGCACGATGCAAATGTTTCAACCTCCCTCAAAGACGGCGGAGACTTTCGCAGTGAGGAATGTATAGAACTTCTCAACCAAGCAGATATAGTGGTCACCAATCCGCCGTTTTCTCTTTTTCGTGACTACGTGGCACAGCTTGTTGAACACAAAAAAAAGTTTTTGATTCTAGGGGACCAGAATGCCATAACCTATAAAGAAATTTTTAAACTCATCAAAGAAAATAAATTGTGGCTTGGCTATGACAATGGCGGGACAAAATGGTTTCAAGTCCCCAAAGAATACGACATAGATACAGAATCCAGAAAGAAAGTTGTGAATGGTATAAAGTATTTTAGCTTTGGTCGTATTTTATGGTTTACAAACCTTGATACCACAAAGCGTCATGAGAAAATGACTTTTTACAAAACATACAATCCCGAAGAATATCCTAAATACGAGAACTACGATGCTATTGAAGTTTCGAAAAAATTAGATATTCCACAAGATTACAATAGTGTCATGGGTGTTCCGATTACGTTCCTTGATAAGTACAATCCTGAACAGTTCGAAATTATTGGTATGGCTAAAAGAGGAGCTGGTGACCCTGCTTTAAAGAGCAAGGTTTATACAATTATCGATGCAAAAAATTATAGTGACTTAAATGCTGGTCCGGTCTTAAAAACTTCAGCAGGACTGAAAAATACATTTCCTCGTATTTTAATCCGTTTGAAAAAATAA
- a CDS encoding DUF5647 family protein has product MNTLFVQKNIKLSFEFDKYASKNPRVWNKIPNGSLVIFTIKGDDAFNTWSGYSAGKVKGKNQKVIQAIKEHNTWRVLNYNPA; this is encoded by the coding sequence ATGAATACACTTTTTGTACAGAAAAATATCAAGCTTTCTTTTGAGTTTGATAAATATGCATCTAAGAATCCGAGAGTTTGGAACAAAATTCCAAACGGGTCTTTGGTCATATTTACCATAAAGGGCGATGATGCATTTAATACTTGGAGTGGATATTCTGCCGGAAAAGTAAAAGGAAAAAATCAAAAAGTCATTCAAGCTATCAAAGAACATAATACTTGGCGAGTGCTAAATTACAATCCTGCTTAA
- a CDS encoding ice-binding family protein, translating into MKINFRNILRRNMFVGLIAGLALAFSATALAAGPAMVNLGTAGNFAILAKTGISTTGTTSIVGDIGVSPAAASSLTGFALTLPAGGAFSTSALVSGKAYAPGYADPTPANMTTAIMDMQTAYVDAVGRTLPTATELGAGNIGGMTLAPGLYKWGTGVTIPSDVTLAGSASDVWIFQIAQTLTTSSGTHVILSGGAQAGNIFWAVGGQTTLGTTSVFNGNILDQSAIVLNTGATLNGRALAQTAVTLDSNTVVSPSPGAPVQYPTPYPTPNIMYPTPVYQTPTPTPAPTPPSVMFNYANGSVVKVAGSGTVYLVVNGMLRPFSTATIFTARGLKFSDVQTISSDQFAAVSVGRIMGYPDGTLIKGSAATVYLVAGDAKMGIPSMAVFNRLGLSLGKIVKLSDSELGSYDDGGIQN; encoded by the coding sequence ATGAAAATAAATTTTAGGAATATCTTGAGAAGAAATATGTTTGTGGGTCTTATCGCGGGTCTGGCGTTGGCTTTCTCGGCAACTGCTTTGGCCGCAGGGCCGGCAATGGTCAACCTCGGAACTGCGGGTAATTTTGCCATCCTGGCAAAAACAGGGATCTCTACCACTGGAACCACGAGTATTGTCGGGGACATTGGAGTAAGCCCGGCTGCGGCGAGCTCCCTGACAGGCTTTGCCTTAACTCTTCCTGCCGGAGGCGCATTTTCCACCTCAGCATTGGTAAGCGGAAAAGCATACGCGCCAGGCTACGCAGACCCCACACCGGCGAACATGACCACTGCGATAATGGACATGCAAACCGCATATGTTGATGCCGTGGGCCGGACACTGCCCACTGCCACGGAATTGGGCGCCGGAAACATTGGCGGCATGACGCTTGCTCCGGGATTGTATAAATGGGGCACAGGCGTGACCATACCGTCGGATGTCACACTCGCAGGATCTGCTTCGGATGTCTGGATCTTCCAGATAGCGCAAACTCTCACCACGAGTTCCGGAACACATGTTATTTTAAGCGGCGGGGCCCAGGCCGGTAATATTTTTTGGGCTGTCGGCGGCCAAACCACGCTTGGCACGACATCTGTTTTCAACGGAAATATATTGGATCAATCAGCAATTGTGCTCAACACCGGCGCAACTCTCAATGGCCGGGCACTTGCCCAGACCGCAGTGACGCTGGATTCAAACACAGTTGTTTCGCCAAGTCCCGGTGCGCCTGTACAATACCCAACCCCGTACCCGACCCCGAATATCATGTATCCGACCCCTGTTTATCAGACTCCGACACCGACCCCGGCTCCTACGCCGCCAAGTGTGATGTTCAACTACGCAAACGGTTCAGTGGTGAAAGTGGCCGGCAGCGGTACTGTTTATCTGGTAGTCAACGGGATGCTAAGACCGTTCAGCACTGCGACTATCTTCACTGCCCGCGGGTTAAAGTTCTCGGATGTCCAGACTATTTCGTCTGACCAGTTCGCGGCTGTCAGCGTCGGACGGATCATGGGCTACCCGGACGGGACTTTGATCAAAGGAAGCGCAGCTACGGTTTACTTGGTTGCAGGCGACGCTAAAATGGGCATTCCTTCCATGGCCGTGTTTAACCGGTTAGGTTTGTCCCTGGGCAAGATCGTCAAGCTTTCCGACAGCGAGCTTGGCAGTTATGATGACGGCGGAATTCAAAATTAG
- a CDS encoding YgjP-like metallopeptidase domain-containing protein — MQTEIEYQIRSSARARHIRITIYPGGRVVVTKPLRVSVASAEEFIRSKSAWIAKKINFQKNRKSIPLAPAMSRSDALAFVKSRIELYNQHYRFNYGRVSIKDHKSLWGSCSVRKNLNFNHRITQLPLNQADYIIVHELCHLKEMNHSENFWALVRQTVPDYRAIRKELKNYSFY; from the coding sequence ATGCAAACAGAGATCGAATATCAGATCAGGTCCAGCGCCAGAGCCAGGCACATCCGCATCACAATATATCCCGGCGGGCGGGTGGTCGTGACCAAACCTCTGAGGGTTTCCGTCGCCTCAGCTGAGGAATTTATCCGCTCCAAATCCGCTTGGATAGCCAAGAAAATAAATTTTCAGAAAAATCGCAAATCTATCCCGCTGGCACCCGCCATGAGCCGCTCCGATGCTCTGGCCTTTGTGAAAAGCCGGATAGAACTATATAACCAACATTACCGGTTTAATTATGGCCGTGTGAGCATAAAAGATCATAAAAGTCTCTGGGGAAGCTGTTCTGTGCGGAAAAACCTGAATTTCAATCACAGGATCACGCAACTGCCGCTCAATCAGGCTGATTACATAATCGTGCACGAACTGTGCCATTTGAAGGAAATGAACCATTCGGAAAATTTCTGGGCCCTGGTGCGGCAGACAGTTCCGGATTACAGAGCCATAAGGAAAGAACTAAAAAATTATTCTTTTTATTAA
- a CDS encoding dienelactone hydrolase family protein — translation MNSDITLEAEGLKFPAYLSSPEGTNLPAILLIHEVWGLSPQIKSVADRLSAQGFVVLAPDLITHTGITEKINPELLKQAMDPATRDEAQKKIRAAWAPLNMPEFGKETVGRTRHCFDHLANLPNVDPGRISVIGFCFGGTYTFSLAVNEPKLHSAVAFYGHAPESEEELAKIKCSVLAFYGEKDENLIKDLPKLVERMDKLEKDFESVVYPNCGHAFFNDSNPNTYNKQAAEDAWIKLLDFLGK, via the coding sequence ATGAACTCTGACATCACACTTGAAGCCGAAGGGTTGAAATTTCCGGCTTACTTAAGTTCCCCTGAAGGCACGAACTTGCCTGCTATTCTGCTTATCCACGAAGTTTGGGGATTAAGTCCGCAGATAAAAAGCGTTGCCGACAGGCTGTCAGCGCAAGGATTCGTTGTCCTGGCGCCTGACCTTATCACTCACACCGGCATCACAGAAAAGATAAACCCTGAGCTGCTCAAGCAAGCCATGGATCCGGCCACGCGCGATGAAGCGCAGAAGAAGATCCGCGCCGCCTGGGCGCCGCTTAATATGCCGGAATTTGGCAAAGAAACAGTGGGCAGAACCCGGCATTGCTTTGATCATCTGGCGAATCTTCCGAATGTGGACCCGGGCCGGATATCCGTGATCGGCTTTTGTTTTGGCGGCACTTATACTTTCAGCCTGGCGGTGAATGAACCCAAACTGCACTCAGCCGTGGCCTTCTACGGTCATGCGCCTGAAAGCGAAGAAGAATTGGCCAAGATCAAATGCTCCGTCCTGGCATTCTACGGGGAAAAAGATGAGAACCTTATCAAGGACCTGCCCAAACTTGTGGAGCGAATGGATAAGCTGGAAAAAGATTTTGAATCTGTGGTCTATCCCAATTGCGGGCATGCGTTCTTCAACGACTCAAACCCGAACACATACAACAAACAAGCAGCCGAAGATGCTTGGATAAAACTTTTGGATTTTTTGGGAAAATAA
- the amrB gene encoding AmmeMemoRadiSam system protein B: MSNSTRTGIVFILGVLLLSLGFFAATRQSGKIAGITTAPIGSSPVAAVGFEYGDLIKQAMAQYKALANLPNAQISITSHHLPTAVSLIAQLYNTLKQSQSPHQTFVVVGPDHYEHCKKAASTTKRPYYTPYGILDSNTAIIDDLIKNGGVSEIDGCFDGEHSIGVHSMFIKLLYPDSTIVPIIYSSAAPDSEVEKVAQVLAKYKDEITVVISVDFSHYQATDVANQLDADSGNMIKNMDGGGLTLRHMDSPASIKTAIALAKLWNLKPRMLKHANSYDFTGQSENTTGYWDIVFTK; the protein is encoded by the coding sequence ATGTCAAATAGCACCCGGACAGGCATAGTCTTTATTCTGGGCGTCCTGCTTCTGAGCCTCGGCTTTTTTGCCGCAACCAGGCAAAGCGGGAAAATCGCAGGTATTACCACTGCGCCCATAGGCTCTTCTCCCGTGGCTGCAGTGGGATTTGAATACGGCGATCTGATCAAGCAGGCCATGGCCCAGTATAAAGCTTTGGCGAATCTTCCGAACGCTCAGATCTCTATCACTTCCCATCATTTGCCGACCGCAGTTTCTCTGATCGCACAGCTGTATAATACTCTCAAGCAATCGCAGAGCCCGCACCAGACCTTTGTGGTGGTCGGTCCCGATCATTATGAACACTGTAAAAAGGCCGCGTCCACGACCAAGCGCCCATACTATACTCCTTACGGAATTCTGGACAGCAACACAGCCATCATTGATGATCTGATAAAGAACGGCGGAGTTTCGGAAATAGACGGATGCTTTGACGGCGAGCACTCCATCGGCGTGCACAGCATGTTCATCAAACTGCTGTATCCTGACAGCACCATTGTGCCCATCATTTATTCCTCGGCTGCTCCCGATTCCGAAGTGGAAAAAGTTGCGCAAGTTCTGGCTAAATATAAAGATGAGATCACAGTCGTGATCAGCGTAGACTTTTCGCATTACCAAGCAACCGACGTGGCCAACCAGCTAGATGCGGATTCCGGCAATATGATAAAAAATATGGATGGCGGGGGACTGACCCTGCGCCATATGGATTCGCCGGCTTCGATCAAAACCGCCATCGCTTTGGCCAAATTATGGAACCTGAAACCCCGGATGCTGAAGCATGCCAACTCGTATGACTTCACCGGCCAATCGGAAAATACGACCGGCTACTGGGACATCGTGTTCACGAAATAA